TGatctcaagcttttgtatcttctgcccaatgggaggggggagaagagagaataactGGGTTGGGTGTGTCCTTGATGAtgttggaaacatagaaaacctacagcactataCTGGGCCGTCGGCCCACAaacctgtgccgaacatgtccctactttagataTAAACCTAGGGTTACATAGTATCCGTGCTGGAGTTGGCCTAGTTCATAACTTCTGCACCTTTTTCCTATACTCTGCAGTGGCCCATCCGTACCATACTTAGTTTTCAACACTGGTAGCCCTTGGAATTCCTGCTTATCTTCTGCCAGCATCTGTCTCCACCTTCACTCTCCCATTCCCACctcattccatctgccttttctcttttagaaacatagaaacagggccggctggtggggcaacgacatcagcgccggacccgggagcggaggttcccgagtttgaaACTAGTCAGGTCCgtccccgagtacgctttccatccgtgccgggttgagtgtcgagatcgcaactcgacctcgtaaaacaaagggagaatactgtgaaaatgtctgtgtgaggagcggtgtgccacacagtctcagtgtctctctctctctcgctccacgccttgtaaaaaagccatgaaaaatccatcatcacgggcacgcacacacgcacatgcagacgcacacgcacaggcatgtacacgcatgcaggcacacgccaaagaaaaaagaaacgtagaaacatagaaaacctacagcgtaatacaggtccttcggctcacaaagctgtgccaaacatgtccttactttagaaattacctagggttacccatagccctctttttctgagctccatgtacctatccaaaagtctcttaaaagaccctatcatatccacctccaccactgttgctggcagcccattccacgcactcaccactctctgcgtaaaaagcttaccctgacatctcctctgtacgttGTTAGCTGCCTCCATTTATCATCCACTTGCCTCTGCCTCTCAAACTcagacccctcccctcccctcctggaCATCAGACTTCagtaaagcttttgacaaggttccacatgccTGTCTGATCTGGAAGATTAAGACACATCAGACCCATGAGATCCAGCAGATTCAGAATGGGCTCAATCATGGAAAACAATAAGATAGTGTTAATGTGTCTGAAGGTCTGTGACCAGCGGTGTTTCACGGGGATCAGTGCTCTGTTACTTCAGTGAACATGTAGGTGGAGTGATTCACCAGGTTACAGCAAAATGAAAAATTGTAGGAATTTTGAGGAAAtcatcaaagaattcagtcagataTAAACCAGTTAGAAATATGGTGGACAATAACTGATGGAGTTTAAGTGTGAGATGGGAAATCAAATGTAAGTGCAAAATAGCAGCACCCTCACGTTCATTGATGTACAGGGGGAGGCTGGAGGCACAAATCGGTGAAATGGTCAGCTTTATTCCTCTTATTGCTGCCTGTAAATGCAAAGGATGTTGCTGGACTTGAGGACTGGAGTTATGGGGAAAGACTGAACAGTTTGGGACTGTTTTCCACAGAGTGCAGAAGACTCTCCGTGACCATGCTCTTTCTCATGTTTAGTTGCTCTTGCTCTCTGATGCATCTGGTTTTCAATTTTCTCATGTGGACGATTGTTATCTTGTATACAACCAATACTACTCTCTCCCATGCACATGGCTGCTCTTTCATGTGTGTTCTAGTTTTATCTCTTCCTATTTCTCCCCTGCCTCTGCCGCTTTAACTCCCCGCTCTCCCCCGCTCCCTACACTCTCTCCCCCatttctccccactctctcccccatttctcccctctctctcccccatctcttccacactctctcccccccctctcttccctctctccccctctcactcgcCCCCTCTCTTCCTGTATCTCTCCCCCTCtttccactctccctctcccctcccccctccccctctacgtccctcccccctccccattctctctctcccctcctccatctctccccactccctctgtcccctcccactctcttgcttcttccaccttctcactcttctctctccccctcccctctccccctctctctccccatctctcttctgcccttctccccccctctctctctctctgctcctctcccctctttctcccctctcaccctctctgtcagCCCTctttcatagaatatagaatagtacagcacattacaggcccctcggcccacattgttgtgccagccctcaaaccctgcttcccatataaccccccaccttaaattcctccatatacctgtctagtagtctcttaaacttcactagtgtatctgcctccaccactgactcaggcagtgcattccacgcaccaaccactctctgagtaaaaaaccttcctctaatatcccccttgaacttcccaccccttaccgtaaagccatatcctcttgtattgagcagtggtgccctggcgaagaggtgctggctatccactctatctattcctcttaatatcttgtacacctctatcatgtctcctctcatcctcctcctctccggagtaaagccctagctcccttaatctctgatcataatccatactctctaaaccaggcagcatcctggtaaatctcctctgtaccctttccaatgcttccacatccttcctatagtgaggtgaccagaactgaacacagtactccaagtgtggcctaaccagagtttcatagagctgcatcattacattgcgactcttaaactctgtccctcgacttatgaaagctaacaccccataagctttcttaactaccctatccacctgtgaggcaactttcagggatctgtggacatgtacccccagatccctctgctcctccacactaccaagtatcctgccatttactttgtactctgccttggagtttgtcctgccaaagtgtaccaccacacacttctccgggttgaactccatctgccacttctcagcccactgctgcatcctatcaatgtctctccgcaatctttgacaattctctacactatcaacaacagcaccaacctttgtgtcatctgcaaacttgccaacccacccctctacccccacatccaggttgttaataaaaatcacgaaaagtagaggtcccagaaccgatccttgtgggacccctctctctcactctctcacccccaccctccctctctatctGACCTTTCttgcccctctccccctctctctccatctctccccgctctctcccccctcatctcgcccctctctctgcctccctctctccctttctctcatccccttctctcttccccttctctcttcactgctctctcttccccctcccccttccttctctcccctcacctctctcctctctctctcccccttctctacCTCTCTATCCCCCTATTTcccctctacctctctctctcaagcctcactccccatctctctcctccctcccctctctctccctctcccttccctctccccatcccctttctaccccctctgccctctcccctctcccttccatctcccctcaccccactctcccctctcctctttctcacccctctctctatcctgtctctctcccccccttttcTTCCCATCgctccccttccccatctcttCCGATCAtctctccccccactttctccctctctcgctcctcctctctctctcctcactctccacctctcttaccctctctctccccttctctccccctttcttcccctctcactcaccccttctcttctgtatctctctctccactctccctctctcccctccccattctctctccccttaccccatctctccaccatctctccctcctctttctcccctctctctccactctccctccACTGACTCTTTCTGTCCCTTCTCTCAACCCCCTACTCTcgccccctctctcctcctctccatctctccccatctcgcCCCATCTCTCCCACATCTTATCCcactgattcccctctccctctaccTCTCTTTCTCATGcctcactccccatctctcctccctccctctcttccccctccccctctcttgctccctcccctctcttccccctcccctctcttccccctcccctctcttctccctcccctctttccccctctctccccctcccctctcttccccctcccctctcttccccctcccctctcttccccctcccctcttcccccctctctccccctcccctctctccctctcccctcccctctcttcccccctcttcccccccccttccccccctcttcccccctctcttccccctcctctcttccccctctcttccccctcctctcttccccctctcttccctctcccctccccctctcttccccctccccctctcttccccctccccctctcttccccctcccctctctccccctcacccccttttctacctccctcTACCCTCTttgtcccctccctctctcccctctctctccctccccctctccctctcacctgtGTGTGATTTTTTGGTATGTACATTGAAGCCATCTTGCTCTGTCACTAATGTGGTGCAGGCTCTGCTCTCACAATCTGCTAATTTAGTTGGTGGTCCTGGAAGCAAACCCCTATTCctttaaagaaattctttctaacTTGGTTGCCGGCTAATATTATCTCTCCTTTGGCCAGCTCAAGGCTATAACATCTAATCTTGATGCTCTGAATGGTATTATTACTGCACCAGTGAATGAAGCTGGActgctttgcagtaagtgccaaTGTAGTGTTCTGACTCCTTCTGACTCCTCTGTCGCACAGGAGCCGGGCCCCATGGAGTTTCAGTTCAAGCCACAGACATGACTACCAGAGAACGGGCAAACCTCCTTTCCAGGAAAACCCTGCTGAATTTTCCCAGAAAAACTTCTGGCCTGAAGCAGTTGCCACTCACCAAGAGCAGGCAGAAGAAGGTGGTTTTCTTTGATGCTGCTGAAGGCAAGGAACAGACAGTGACAGCCTGTCAGTCTGGTGCTACAGAGGTGCCAGTGGATGATAGAGCTGCAGCTGGTGAAGAATCTGACTCCAGCTCCGACTCTGATGACGAAACTATGACTGGGGATGCCTTAAAAAGTCCCGTTAAGTTTCTGAGACACGATTCCCCAACCAGGAATACGGGGTGGATGAAGGAAAGGAAACAAGAGGAGCCAAGAGCCAGCAAGCCCCAGTCAGAGCCAGGAATTGCTGTCTCCAGCGGCTCTGTGAGAGAACTGCCCACTCAACCGAGCACTACAGCAGGAGGACAGGAAGCACAAGTTGCCCATCCCAAAGCAGGAGGCCAAAGGAGACACACTGAGGCTGCAGCAACACCTCCAGATACCAAAATCGCCCGTGAGGAAGGCACATCTGGCAGCTTACAAAGGGCAGGGTTGCCACTGGCACAGAGTGAAACACTGAGAGAGCACCAGATAGAGGAGGAGTTGATAGAAGATTCCTGGGCCTCATCTTCAGCCAATGCTACAGATACGCCAATGGGTACTCTCTGCTTTCATCAATGTTGTGAGCCAGGGCTGGCGTATAGATTGTCACTCCCAGTATCAGGGGTGGAGTGGGGATAGACAAAACACATTTGGTGTGAAAGGCCTTAGAGAGAACCTCAAACCATTGACATCAAGCCCAGCCAGGCTAAGATGGAGAAGCCAAGCTAACACGTAGTGAGGAAGGATGATATGTCCAAGTCCAGTGGGCTCATCCCCAATGGATTGTCTGACACCACTGAGATTTGGAGAACGATCACAAAgcatttagaatatagaacagtggtaatttggtttactattgtcacatgtatagtGAAAAATAAGAGGATCCAAGCCCCAGACGGAGCTGGAATCCTTGTCTCCAGTTTTCTGAAAAACTTTGCTTTGTATGCCATTCATCTAGATGATTACATACTGAATGAGAAATAGATATTGGAACGGGTTTATTATTGCCAATTGTACCAAGGtagagtgaagagcttgtcttgcccactgttcatatagatcagatcattacacagtgcagtgaGATAGAACAGCACCACAGTGGCAAAGCTATACAGCTTAGGCCGTTCCAGAATATGGAGTTCCATTTCAGGGCCATTCTAGAAGGAGTGTGtgcaatgtgtgggttttctccaggtcctcggtttcctcccacagtttaaagacataccgggtaggttaattggttattgtaaattgttgcGTGCCTAGGTTAAGGTTAAACAGGTTAGTTGGGGGTGCTGGGGGTGACTGGGGTGGGCAACGTGACTCAAAGGGTCACAAGGGCCTACTCTGCGCTGGATTACTAAataaataagacataggagcagaattaggccaggcagcccatcgagtctactctgacattccaacatggctgatcccagatcccacttaaCGCCCGACactttcttgccatatccttaaGTAAGatgaaataataacagaatgcagaataaagactAATAGatgcagagaaagtgcactgcagatAAACGATGATGCAAGGCCATAACCAagtaggttgtgaggtcaagtgtccaCCTTATCATATTAGAGAACTGTTCAATAGTCCTGTAACAGAagctgtcctttaacttggttaGATGTGCTTTAAGGCATTGGTATCATTTGcctgttcagtggtgagagaagagaggagaatgggtaaagaagtggcagatgaaatatagtgtcaggaaatgtatagtcatgcactttggtagaagaaataaaattgtacactattttctaaatggactgcataattaaaaaatctgagttgcaaaggtgcatagagtccttgtgcaggattccctaaaggttaatttgtaggttgagtcggtggtgaggaaggcaaatgcagtattagtattcatttcaagaggactagaatataaaaacaaggatgtagtgttgaggcactataaggcattggtgaggtctcacatggagtattgtgagcagttttgggccccttttctaagaaaggatgtgctggcattggagagggttcaaaggaggttcaatgaatatgattccaggattgaaagacttatcatatgatgagtgtttgatgtctcaaggcctgtactcactagaattcggaagaatggaggggaatctcattgaaacctgtggaattttgaaaggcctctacagcgtggatgtggagaggatacttcctatggtggggtgtccaagactagaggacacagccttagaatagagggatgtccatttggaatggaggtgaggaatttctttagccagagagtgatgaatctgtggaatttgttgccccaggtggctgtggaggtcatcatagggtatatttaaggcagcggtTGATAGATCATTGATtactcagggcatgaaggggtacggggaggagggaagagattggggctgagagggaaatggatcagctatgatgaaatggtgcagcagagtcaatggtccgaatggcctgattctgctcctgtattttatggtcttattatgctTGCTGCTtgactgaggcagcaagaagtatagacagagtccatgagaGGGAAGGCCGGttcctgtgatgcgctgagctgtgagaACAACTCTCTGTAGATTCTTACTGTCACATGCAAAGCAagttgctgtaccaagccatgatgcatccaggtaAGATCTATGGTACATTGATAAAAAAAATTGGTGAGAGTGAAGAGAGACATGCTGAATGGCTTTAGCCTCCTGGAGAGATTGAGACACTGTGAAAGCAAACAGAATGTTATTATTTATTGCTGGGGGGATACAAATGTAGGGAGTTATACCACAGAGATAGTATTGTTTCCGGTTTAATGTGTTACAGAAAGTTTACTGACTGATGTCTGGAATGGGATGATTATCCTATATGAAAGGTTGGACATGTTATCCATTGGTGTGTCAAAAGCGGGAGTGTTAAGATCCTGAGAGGGTCATGGCAGGATGATGGAGAGGATATCTCCTCATCCAGAACAAGGAGTTAGGACTTCCAGCCCACAAGATTgtgcatgtaaaaagggcataagaccacaagacaaaggagcagaagtcggccattcggcccatcgagtctgctccaccattttatcatgagctgatccattttcccatttagtcccactcacctgccttctcaccataacctttgatgccctggctactcagatacctatcaatctctgccttaaatacacccaatgacttggcctccactgctgcccgtggcaacaaattccataaattcaccaccctctgactaaaaaaaatcccttcgcatttctgttctgaatgggcgcccttcaatccttatgtcatgccctctcgtactagactccccatcatgggaaacaactttgccacatccactctgacatgcctttcaacattcgaaatgtttctatgaggtctcccctcattcttctaaactccaaggaatacagtccaagagcaacaaacgttcctcatatgttaaccctctcattcccagaatcattttagtgaatcttctctgtaccctctccaacgtcagcacatcctttcttaaataaggagaccagaactgcccacagtactccaagtgaggtctcaccagcgccttatagagcctcaacatcacatccctgctcctatactctattcctctagaaatgaatgccaacattgcattcgccttcttcactaccaactcaacctggaggttaaccttaagggtatcctgtacgaggactcccaagttcggttgcatctcagaactttgaattctctccccatttaaataatagtctgcccatttatttcttctgccaaagtgcataaccatacactttccaacattgtatttcatttgccacttctttgcccattcttccaatctatccaagtctctctgcagactttccgtttatcagcactaccggcccctccacctatcttcgtgtcgtcagcaaacttagacacaaagccatctattccataatccaaatcgttgatgtacaatgtaaaaagaagcggccccaacacagacccctgtggaacaccactggtaactggcagacaaccagaataggatccctttattcccactctctgtttcctgccaatcagccagagccctatccacgtatgtaactttcccgtaattccatgggctcttaccttgttaagtagcctcatgtgtggcaccttgtcaaaggccttctgaaaatccaaatatacaacatccactgcatctcccttgtctagcctactggtaatttcttcaaaaaattgcaataggtttgtcaggcaggaattttcctttaaggaatctatgctgagttctgcctatcttgtcatatgcctccaagtactccgtaacctcatccttgacaattgactccaatgacttcccaaccaccgatgtcaagctaacaggtctataatttcctttttgcttccttgcctccttcttaaatagcagagtgacatttgcaatcttccagtcctccggaaccatgccagaatctatcgacttttgaagatcatcgctaatgcctccgcaatctccacagctacttccttcagaacacgcgggtgcattccatctggtccgggagatttatctacctttagactattcagctttctgagtactttctctgtcgtaattgtgactgcgcacacttctcttccctgccacccttgagtgtcctgtatactgctgatgtcttcctcagtgaagactgatgcaaaatactcgttcagttcctctaccatctccttatctcccattacaatttctgcaGCATCATtctctatcggtcctatatctattctcacctgtcttttactctttatatacttgagaaAGCTTTTAGTAGCCTCTTTGAtaattatttgctagcttcctttcatagttaatcttttccctcttaatgaccttcttagtttccttttgtaaggttttaaaaacttcccaatcctctgtcttcccactaatttttgcttccttgtatgccctctcctttgctttaactttggctttgacttctcttgtcaactacggttgcatcctttttccatttgaaaattttttcttttttggaatatacctgtcttgcaccttcctcactgagtcagtgtgggtggaagtcagaaataggaagggatcaatcattGTGCTGAGAGTAATCTGCATGCCTCCAAATAGCCCTTGGGACACCgcggagcagataagcaggcagattttagaatggtgcaggaaatacagggttgtagttatgggtgatttcaacttccctcatattgactggcatctcctaactgcaagggggatagatggggctgaatttgtcaggtgtgttcaggaaggattcctgacacagtatgtggactggccgtcgagaggagaggccatacttgatctagttctgggtaatgaacctggtcaggtggcagacctcttggtgggggagcattttggtgagagtgaccacaactcccttagcttcagcatagctatggaaaaggataaaaacagacaaaatgggaaagtgcttaactggggaagggctaactatgaagggatgaggcaggaactagcgagagtaaattggaaacagatgttcaagggtgaaagcacagaagtaatgtggaggaagtttagggaccacttgggCTGGTTTCAGGATAGGTTTATCCTGCTGAGACAAGGAAAAACTGGCAGGAAAAGGGAACAGTGGCTGACGAAAcatgtgaggcaactcgtcaagaggaagaaggaagcatatattagatataagaagcaggaatcaggaggggctcatgagaaatatagggtagccaggaaggagcttaagaaaggatttaggagaactcgaaggggacatgagaaggccttggcatgtaggattaaggagaaccccaaggcattctatgcgtatgtgaagaacagaaggatgataagaatgaaggtggggccgctaaaggataaagaaggcaacgtgcctggaggtggaggaggttggggaggtcctaaatgaatactttgcttcaatatgtcacgtaccctgtgacgtgggtaaagaaaccagcagaaatagaaaccactttggagtccagtattgctataaactactaatatttgttagtaactacacaatatagtaatataaatgtagataaatcaaacaggttcgcaatgattatatataaaaggaagtgtggaatatatatgtatgaaaaccaagcttctttaagtctaggggtaaaaagatacagtcttacaatgttgagtaaagttcagttcagttcagttcgtggtatttagttgaatagcgatggggagagagagagagagttgagtcttcaggtgagctgatgccattgatcttctcgtcgtcctccgaaatcctttacaagtcaccgactgtgactttaaccagggggacagctttttctgtggtggagctatcaccccggcaagggtggacgcatagacaactccccaccagtcaaccccttcttcaccgctggaatagcaatttggattgatccgcctgatcgatcctcgaAAACCCACTTTCACTGCGgacacaacaatgctcattcagtgtccagatcatgtgtctgaggtctgtatcatctgacctcccatttatttcaccaggctgagcatcacctgtcattcaaagagtccctccttcctttgtctgtgaagaaatgcacaagcagg
This genomic stretch from Mobula birostris isolate sMobBir1 chromosome 6, sMobBir1.hap1, whole genome shotgun sequence harbors:
- the ndufv3 gene encoding uncharacterized protein ndufv3 isoform X1, whose product is MAASFLRLGVCETRRMLLLEKLGTLAAFTTKAPRPQKKKIKGAGPHGVSVQATDMTTRERANLLSRKTLLNFPRKTSGLKQLPLTKSRQKKVVFFDAAEGKEQTVTACQSGATEVPVDDRAAAGEESDSSSDSDDETMTGDALKSPVKFLRHDSPTRNTGWMKERKQEEPRASKPQSEPGIAVSSGSVRELPTQPSTTAGGQEAQVAHPKAGGQRRHTEAAATPPDTKIAREEGTSGSLQRAGLPLAQSETLREHQIEEELIEDSWASSSANATDTPMEAVVEPIEEVSDPSTYKNTQHHDYTPLTFIDLEMEMVKYRLPQPSSGRLSPRQ
- the ndufv3 gene encoding uncharacterized protein ndufv3 isoform X2, with protein sequence MLLLEKLGTLAAFTTKAPRPQKKKIKGAGPHGVSVQATDMTTRERANLLSRKTLLNFPRKTSGLKQLPLTKSRQKKVVFFDAAEGKEQTVTACQSGATEVPVDDRAAAGEESDSSSDSDDETMTGDALKSPVKFLRHDSPTRNTGWMKERKQEEPRASKPQSEPGIAVSSGSVRELPTQPSTTAGGQEAQVAHPKAGGQRRHTEAAATPPDTKIAREEGTSGSLQRAGLPLAQSETLREHQIEEELIEDSWASSSANATDTPMEAVVEPIEEVSDPSTYKNTQHHDYTPLTFIDLEMEMVKYRLPQPSSGRLSPRQ